The Hemibagrus wyckioides isolate EC202008001 linkage group LG25, SWU_Hwy_1.0, whole genome shotgun sequence genome has a segment encoding these proteins:
- the fam20b gene encoding glycosaminoglycan xylosylkinase isoform X1, producing the protein MKLKQRVVVLCGVLLLLGLAKLFLLDGGEGSAASRRDLRAFRKMEASLALAKNARLTHTLQSPWEVAAQWVGPREVYPDETPELAAVLSALTSARIQRADVGYKGTQLKALLVLDGGQKVVFKPKRYSRDYVVEGEPYAGYDRHNAEIAAFHLDRILGFRRAPLVVGRFVNLRTEIKPVATEQLLSTFLMHGNNTCFYGKCYYCRESEPACAEGDIMEGSVTLWLPDVWPLQKHRHPWGRTYREGKLARWEYDESYCEAVKKMPPYDAGPRLLDVIDTSIFDYLIGNADRHHYESFQDDGGASMLILLDNAKSFGNPSLDERSILAPLYQCCMVRVSTWNRLNLLKGGALSSAMRQATAHDPAHPVLTEPHLAALDRRLSSVIASVRQCIEMQGAESTLIEDRMNLPHP; encoded by the exons atgAAGCTGAAGCAGCGTGTGGTTGTGCTGTGCGGtgtcctgctgctgctgggccTGGCCAAGCTCTTCCTGCTGGACGGAGGCGAAGGCTCAGCTGCCAGCCGTCGTGACCTGCGTGCCTTCCGCAAGATGGAGGCGAGCCTAGCTCTGGCTAAGAACGcccgtctcacacacacgttgCAGTCACCCTGGGAAGTGGCCGCACAGTGGGTGGGGCCACGCGAGGTTTACCCGGACGAGACACCTGAGCTGGCCGCCGTGCTCAGTGCCCTGACCAGCGCCCGTATCCAGAGGGCGGACGTCGGCTACAAAGGAACCCAGCTGAAAGCACTTCTGGTGCTGGACGGAGGACAGAAGGTGGTGTTCAAGCCCAAGAG GTACAGCAGAGATTATGTGGTTGAGGGAGAACCCTACGCCGGCTACGACAGGCATAACGCAGAGATCGCTGCTTTTCACCTGGATAG GATCCTGGGCTTTAGGAGAGCACCTCTGGTGGTGGGGCGATTTGTGAACCTGCGCACCGAGATAAAGCCTGTCGCCACAGAGCAGCTACTGAGCACGTTCCTCATGCACG GGAATAATACCTGCTTCTATGGGAAGTGCTACTACTGCAGGGAGAGTGAGCCCGCGTGTGCTGAGGGGGACATCATGGAGGGATCAGTGACACTCTGGCTTCCTGATGTCTGGccactgcagaaacacaggCATCCCTGGGGACGCACATACAGAGAGGGCAAGCTCGCCAG GTGGGAGTATGACGAGAGTTACTGTGAAGCAGTGAAGAAGATGCCTCCATACGATGCCGGTCCTCGCCTCTTGGACGTGATCGACACATCGATATTTGATTACCTAATCGGCAACGCGGATCGACATCACTATGAGAGTTTCCAAGACGACGGCGGGGCCAGCATGCTCATTCTACTGGACAATGCTAAAAG TTTCGGGAATCCATCTTTGGATGAAAGAAGCATCCTGGCTCCTCTCTATCAGTGCTGCAT GGTCCGAGTGTCCACCTGGAACCGACTAAACCTGCTGAAGGGCGGAGCTCTGAGTTCAGCGATGCGTCAGGCTACAGCCCACGACCCTGCCCACCCCGTTCTGACTGAGCCTCACCTTGCTGCCCTCGATCGGCGTCTCAGCAGCGTCATAGCCAGCGTACGCCAGTGCATAGAGATGCAGGGCGCAGAGAGCACACTTATTGAAGACCGCATGAACCTTCCTCACCCCTAA
- the fam20b gene encoding glycosaminoglycan xylosylkinase isoform X2, with protein sequence MKLKQRVVVLCGVLLLLGLAKLFLLDGGEGSAASRRDLRAFRKMEASLALAKNARLTHTLQSPWEVAAQWVGPREVYPDETPELAAVLSALTSARIQRADVGYKGTQLKALLVLDGGQKVVFKPKRYSRDYVVEGEPYAGYDRHNAEIAAFHLDRILGFRRAPLVVGRFVNLRTEIKPVATEQLLSTFLMHGNNTCFYGKCYYCRESEPACAEGDIMEGSVTLWLPDVWPLQKHRHPWGRTYREGKLARWEYDESYCEAVKKMPPYDAGPRLLDVIDTSIFDYLIGNADRHHYESFQDDGGASMLILLDNAKSFGNPSLDERSILAPLYQCCIKCQALEVQFASSAYSFLSQ encoded by the exons atgAAGCTGAAGCAGCGTGTGGTTGTGCTGTGCGGtgtcctgctgctgctgggccTGGCCAAGCTCTTCCTGCTGGACGGAGGCGAAGGCTCAGCTGCCAGCCGTCGTGACCTGCGTGCCTTCCGCAAGATGGAGGCGAGCCTAGCTCTGGCTAAGAACGcccgtctcacacacacgttgCAGTCACCCTGGGAAGTGGCCGCACAGTGGGTGGGGCCACGCGAGGTTTACCCGGACGAGACACCTGAGCTGGCCGCCGTGCTCAGTGCCCTGACCAGCGCCCGTATCCAGAGGGCGGACGTCGGCTACAAAGGAACCCAGCTGAAAGCACTTCTGGTGCTGGACGGAGGACAGAAGGTGGTGTTCAAGCCCAAGAG GTACAGCAGAGATTATGTGGTTGAGGGAGAACCCTACGCCGGCTACGACAGGCATAACGCAGAGATCGCTGCTTTTCACCTGGATAG GATCCTGGGCTTTAGGAGAGCACCTCTGGTGGTGGGGCGATTTGTGAACCTGCGCACCGAGATAAAGCCTGTCGCCACAGAGCAGCTACTGAGCACGTTCCTCATGCACG GGAATAATACCTGCTTCTATGGGAAGTGCTACTACTGCAGGGAGAGTGAGCCCGCGTGTGCTGAGGGGGACATCATGGAGGGATCAGTGACACTCTGGCTTCCTGATGTCTGGccactgcagaaacacaggCATCCCTGGGGACGCACATACAGAGAGGGCAAGCTCGCCAG GTGGGAGTATGACGAGAGTTACTGTGAAGCAGTGAAGAAGATGCCTCCATACGATGCCGGTCCTCGCCTCTTGGACGTGATCGACACATCGATATTTGATTACCTAATCGGCAACGCGGATCGACATCACTATGAGAGTTTCCAAGACGACGGCGGGGCCAGCATGCTCATTCTACTGGACAATGCTAAAAG TTTCGGGAATCCATCTTTGGATGAAAGAAGCATCCTGGCTCCTCTCTATCAGTGCTGCAT TAAATGCCAAGCTCTAGAGGTGCAATTTGCAAGTTCTGCATACTCTTTCCTCTCGCAATGA